The Apium graveolens cultivar Ventura chromosome 11, ASM990537v1, whole genome shotgun sequence genome has a window encoding:
- the LOC141697851 gene encoding gibberellin-regulated protein 11-like, with protein sequence MAISKNFPASIFLIIYFLLILQFNYSEEISMNTNGFDSAPASAPSPAPLPSSPLPPKIDCGERCSERCKLSSRPNLCHRACGTCCARCNCVPPGTAGNEDVCPCYANMTTHGGRKKCP encoded by the exons ATGGCAATCTCCAAGAATTTTCCTGCTTCCATTTTTCTTATTATTTATTTTCTTCTAATCCTGCAATTTAATTACAGTGAAGAAATATCG ATGAACACGAATGGCTTTGACAGTGCACCAGCATCAGCACCTTCACCTGCCCCCCTCCCTTCAAGCCCTCTTCCCCCCAAAATAG ATTGTGGCGAGAGATGCTCAGAACGATGTAAATTATCATCAAGGCCTAATCTGTGTCACAGAGCATGTGGCACTTGTTGCGCTCGTTGCAACTGCGTACCTCCGGGCACCGCTGGCAACGAAGATGTGTGCCCTTGTTACGCTAACATGACCACTCATGGTGGCAGAAAGAAGTGCCCTTAA